A single window of Lutzomyia longipalpis isolate SR_M1_2022 chromosome 1, ASM2433408v1 DNA harbors:
- the LOC129796863 gene encoding spermidine synthase, with product MDFSMKNWFSEVNELWPGQSMSLKVKKLLWEEKSPFQHIQIFESETYGRVLALDGIIQCTERDEFAYQEMISFLPLCCHPEPKKVLIVGGGDGGVAREVVKHPLVQEVCQVEIDERVVELSKEYLPFMACGFTSPKLTLTIGDGFDFMKNHVGEFDVIITDSSDPVGPAVCLFQESYFSLMKCALRPGGIVCSQGGTYWTEMNQVKDTLTHCRSQFPVAGYAYSSVPTYPCGQIGYVIGSLNENTNLKEPTVIFSEEELEKMGMRYYSADIHRAAFTLPRYAANVLK from the exons ATGGATTTCTCAATGAAGAATTGGTTCAGCGAAGTGAACGAGCTGTGGCCAGGTCAGAGTATGTCACTGAAGGTGAAGAAGCTTCTGTGGGAGGAGAAATCGCCATTCCAGCACATCCAGATATTCGAATC GGAAACCTATGGACGCGTCCTGGCCCTCGATGGGATTATCCAATGTACAGAACGTGATGAATTTGCATACCAGGAAATGATCTCTTTCCTCCCACTCTGCTGCCATCCGGAACCAAAGAAAGTCCTCATTGTAGGCGGTGGAGATGGTGGTGTGGCACGTGAGGTTGTGAAGCATCCACTTGTCCAGGAAGTCTGTCAGGTGGAAATTGACGAACGTGTTGTGGAGCTCTCCAAGGAATACCTTCCCTTCATGGCGTGCGGGTTCACGTCACCAAAGCTCACGCTAACCATTGGCGATGGCTTTGACTTTATGAAGAATCACGTGGGGGAATTTGACGTGATCATCACAGATAGTAGTGATCCCGTGGGTCCAGCTGTGTGCCTCTTCCAGGAATCCTACTTTAGTCTCATGAAGTGCGCCCTGCGTCCCGGTGGTATCGTCTGCTCCCAAGGTGGGACATACTGGACGGAAATGAATCAAGTTAAGGACACACTGACGCATTGCCGGAGTCAATTCCCCGTTGCTGGGTACGCCTATTCCTCTGTCCCAACGTACCCATGTGGACAGATTGGCTACGTCATTGGATCTCTCAATGAG aaCACAAATCTCAAGGAACCAACGGTAATATTCTCGGAGGAGGAGCTAGAAAAAATGGGAATGCGCTACTATTCCGCTGATATCCATCGTGCTGCTTTTACACTTCCAAGATATGCTGCAAATGTGCTAAAATAA
- the LOC129796790 gene encoding moesin/ezrin/radixin homolog 2 has protein sequence MLGWNMVDILKMRPFRRKKSKKQLPVKVITFDSELEFHLEQRATGQFLFELVCQTIGLRETWYFGLQYEDSKGNLSWLKMDKKVQDQSVNLSNDSGCVFMFYAKFFPENVNEELVQEITQHLFFLQVKQGILSMDIYCPPEASVLLASYAVQAKYGDYDEDNCKPGLLASESLLPQRVIDQYQMTPRMWEDRIKIWYSDHKGMSRDEAEMEYLKIAQDLDMYGVNYFPITNKKNTELWLGVTAMGLNIYEKNNKLQPRTTFQWSEIRHIGFDDKKFTIKPVDNKSPNFIFISQKLRINKLILDLCVGNHDLFMRRRKPDTMEIQQMKAQAKEEKQRRAVERNKLSREKQLREQAEREKANLEQRLMQLQDEMQNASEALRRSEEAAEIYAEKSRVNQEQMILTEHKAHTFKQEMNRLRETALKTEKEKGDLEKRIRDTEFYVAKLTEEKEKRSAEADKLKKELMYARAAERDATQKLLTFLSRSVNQSTSSVEPSISGSDVTESQILDVDLCHYDVIAGGDMEEIDREIEKERVECLEKSKQVQHQLRELRSEIELLKIQENQCVLDILNAEQLRQGETKYSTLKKLKSGSTKSRVAFFEEL, from the exons ATGTTGG GGTGGAATATGGTGGATATCCTTAAGATGCGTCCCTTCCGTCGAAAGAAGTCCAAAAAGCAACTTCCCGTCAAGGTGATCACATTTGATTCTGAGCTGGAATTCCACTTGGAA CAACGTGCCACCGGACAATTTCTCTTTGAACTCGTGTGCCAAACAATTGGTCTGCGTGAAACGTGGTACTTTGGGTTGCAATATGAGGATTCCAAGGGGAATCTCTCGTGGCTGAAGATGGATAAGAAGGTGCAAGATCAGAGTGTTAATTTATCCAATGATAGTGGATGCGTGTTTATGTTCTATGCCAAATTCTTTCCGGAGAATGTCAATGAAGAACTCGTTCAGGAGATCACGCAACATTTATTCTTCCTGCAAGTTAAGCAGGGTATCCTCTCAATGGACATCTACTGCCCACCAGAAGCTTCCGTCCTACTTGCCTCATATGCTGTTCAGGCAAAATATGGGGACTACGATGAGGACAACTGCAAGCCAGGCTTGCTAGCCAGTGAGAGCCTTCTGCCGCAGCGTGTAATTGATCAGTATCAAATGACCCCGCGAATGTGGGAGGATCGCATTAAAATTTGGTATTCTGACCACAAAGGTATGTCGAGGGATGAAGCGGAGATGGAATACCTCAAAATTGCTCAGGATCTTGATATGTATGGCGTTAATTACTTCCCAATTAct aataagaaaaatacaGAATTGTGGCTTGGAGTCACAGCCATGGGATTGAATATCTACGAGAAGAACAATAAACTCCAACCCCGGACAACGTTTCAGTGGTCAGAAATACGGCACATTGGCTTTGATGACAAGAAATTTACAATTAAACCAGTAGACAATAAATCACCCAACTTTATTTTCATCTCCCAGAAACTTCGTATTAACAAATta ATTCTGGATTTGTGTGTGGGGAATCATGATTTATTTATGCGACGTCGAAAGCCAGACACAATGGAAATTCAGCAGATGAAGGCACAAGCAAAAGAGGAGAAGCAACGACGTGCTGTGGAGCGAAACAAGTTGTCCAGGGAGAAGCAACTTCGGGAGCAAGCAGAGCGTGAGAAGGCAAACCTGGAACAGAGACTGATGCAACTTCAAGATGAAATGCAAAATGCCAGTGAAGCTCtt AGACGCTCAGAGGAAGCAGCTGAGATTTATGCGGAGAAGAGTCGTGTGAATCAGGAGCAAATGATCCTCACGGAACACAAGGCGCACACATTTAAGCAGGAGATGAATCGCCTGCGTGAGACGGCACTTAAAACGGAGaaagaaaag ggGGATCTTGAGAAAAGAATTCGCGACACGGAGTTTTATGTGGCAAAATTGACGGAGGAGAAGGAAAAACGTTCAGCGGAGGCGGATAAGCTGAAGAAGGAGCTGATGTATGCTCGTGCCGCTGAGCGGGATGCCACGCAGAAACTTTTGACATTCCTCAGTCGTTCAGTGAATCAAAGTACATCCTCCGTTGAGCCGTCCATCAGTGGCAGCGATGTGACTGAGTCACAAATACTCGATGTTGATTTGTGCCACTATGACGTCATTGCCGGTGGCGATATGGAAGAGATTGATCGAGAGATCGAAAAGGAGCG TGTTGAATGCTTGGAGAAGTCAAAGCAGGTCCAACATCAGCTACGTGAGCTTCGGTCTGAGATTGAATTGctgaaaattcaggaaaatcagTGTGTACTCGACATATTAAATGCCGAACAATTGCGACAGGGTGAGACAAAGTACTCAACGCTGAAAAAACTCAAATCCGGCTCCACAAAATCCCGCGTGGCATTCTTCGAGGAGCTCTGA
- the LOC129796830 gene encoding tryptophan 2,3-dioxygenase, with translation MSCPFNGGPSRLGGDDLPEEGMMYGEYLMLDKVLNAQRLVSETTGGKVHDEHLFIITHQAYELWFKQILYEFDSIRDLFKADCIEESRTLEIVKRLNRIVLILKLLNEQIPILETMTPLDFMEFRMHLAPASGFQSLQFRLMENKLGVKMEHRVKYNQNYSVVFGQDPTAVEKIMESHKESSLLDLVQKWLERTPGLEEDGFNFWGKFKESVDKFLEHEHEEAMKEPDLSRRNYRLMDIEMRRGVYNSIFDSASHEALVMRGDRRFSHKALQGAIMITFYRDEPRFSQPHQILVLLTDIDSLITKWRYNHVTMVQRMLGSQQLGTGGSSGYQYLRSTLSDRYKVFLDLFNLSTFLIPRHWIPPLDTKLNWSFNAPSAPSLK, from the exons ATGAGTTGTCCCTTCAATGG CGGTCCATCGCGTCTTGGTGGTGATGATCTCCCCGAGGAGGGAATGATGTACGGCG aatatCTCATGCTGGACAAAGTTCTAAATGCCCAAAGGCTCGTATCGGAGACTACAGGTGGCAAGGTTCATGATGAGCATCTCTTCATCATCACCCATCAAG CATATGAGCTGTGGTTCAAACAAATCCTCTATGAGTTTGACTCCATTCGGGACCTCTTTAAGGCGGATTGTATTGAGGAATCGAGGACGCTGGAGATTGTAAAACGCTTGAACCGTATTGTGCTTATTCTAAAG CTCCTCAATGAACAAATTCCCATCCTGGAGACAATGACCCCCTTGGATTTTATGGAGTTTCGCATGCACCTGGCCCCGGCATCAGGATTCCAAAGTTTGCAATTTCGATTGATGGAGAATAAATTGGGCGTGAAGATGGAGCATCGTGTCAAGTACAATCAGAACTATTCTGTTGTATTCGGGCAGGATCCAACAGCTGTTGAGAAGATCATGGAATCGCACAAGGAATCATCATTGCTGGATCTCGTGCAAAAATGGCTGGAGCGGACACCAGGACTTGAGGAAGATGGTTTTAATTTCTGGGGGAAATTCAAGGAGAGTGTGGATAAATTCTTGGAGCATGAACATGAGGAAGCTatg AAAGAACCGGATTTGTCCAGGAGAAACTATCGCTTGATGGATATTGAGATGCGAAGGGGTGTCTACAACTCCATCTTCGATTCAGCATCCCACGAGGCGCTTGTAATGCGTGGGGATCGTCGATTCAGCCACAAAGCCCTTCAGGGAGCCATCATGATCACATTCTATCGCGATGAGCCACGTTTCAGTCAACCACACCAGATTCTTGTTCTTCTCACTGATATTGATTCCCTCATTACAAAGTGGAGAT ACAATCATGTTACAATGGTCCAGAGGATGCTGGGATCCCAACAATTGGGCACTGGAGGCTCTTCCGGGTACCAATACTTGAGATCAACACTCAGCGATAGGTACAAAGTGTTCCTGGATCTTTTCAATTTGTCCACATTCTTGATTCCTCGCCATTGGATCCCACCACTTGACACCAAGCTCAATTGGAGTTTCAATGCTCCATCGGCTCCATCACTGAAGTGA
- the LOC129796848 gene encoding MTRF1L release factor glutamine methyltransferase: MLHSLLKYRSLWSSKYLGVVLSVRHYSNLKKSSNAVELLESWRQKFTELQIPEVKSSLDNILGCVLKRRKVYGLSERRDLILTQEEVNEFNRLCHCREARMPIQYIVGEWEFRDLHLKMQPPVFIPRPETEGLVELILKKNKSTEFVRFLEIGCGSGAVSLALLSALPNAKCKAVDQSSMACFLTLKNAISLKLSDRISVSQHKVTDEIKDEDFCEKFDFIVSNPPYVPTRDLLKIDPEIRLYEDLRALDGGEDGLNVIKSILRVASKFLKDNGTIWLEVDSSHPQVIEEYLNIHHKTLQLKFLSSHRDIFDKERFIEIRRDL, from the exons atgCTACATTCACTGCTAAAATATCGTAGCCTGTGGTCTTCCAAGTATCTAGGTGTTGTCCTTTCTGTGCGACATTACagtaatttgaagaaatcatCAAATGCAGTTGAACTCCTTGAATCTTGGAGACAGAAGTTCACTGAACTTCAAATTCCGGAAGTCAAATCTTCCCTAGATAACATCCTTGGGTGTGTCCTTAAGCGAAGAAAG GTGTATGGTTTGAGCGAGAGACGAGATTTAATTCTTACCCAGGAAGAAGTGAATGAATTTAACAGACTCTGCCACTGTCGTGAGGCACGTATGCCAATCCAGTACATTGTGGGTGAATGGGAATTTCGTGATCTTCACCTAAAAATGCAGCCACCTGTTTTTATTCCACGTCCGGAAACAGAAGGACTTGTTGAGTTGattctgaagaaaaataaatcaacagaGTTTGTGAGATTTTTAGAGATTGGATGTGGATCTGGAGCTGTATCATTAGCACTCCTTAGTGCATTACCCAATGCAAAATGCAAGGCTGTAGATCAGAGCAGTATGGCTTGTTTCCTTACACTCAAGAATGCCATCAGTTTGAAGCTCTCAGATCGCATTTCTGTGTCCCAACATAAAGTAACTGATGAAATCAAGGATGAGGACTTTTGTGAgaagtttgattttattgtatCAAATCCACCGTATGTTCCCACACGAGATCTCCTCAAAATTGACCCAGAGATACGATT GTACGAAGACTTGCGTGCTTTGGACGGAGGTGAAGATGGGTTGAATGTAATAAAATCCATCCTAAGGGTTGCATCAAAATTCCTCAAGGATAACGGAACCATTTGGCTGGAAGTTGATTCATCCCACCCTCAAGTCATTGAAGAATATCTCAATATTCATCACAAGACGctacaattaaaattcctaTCCAGCCATCGAGATATTTTTGATAAGGAGCGCTTCATTGAAATCAGAAGAGATCTCTAA